The genomic segment CcacccccagtgcccccagacCCTGTTCCTGCTTTCCTCCATCAGTGAGCCcacccccagtgcccccagaccctgttcctgccttcctccatCAGTGAGCCcacccccagtgcccccagacCCTGTTCCAGCCCTCCTTCATCGGTGAGCCcacccccagtgcccccagaccctgttcctgccttcctgcatCAGTGAGCCcacccccagtgcccccagaccctgttcctgccttcctccatCAGTGAGCCcacccccagtgcccccagaccctgttcctgccttcctccatCAGTGAGCCctcccccagtgcccccagaccctgttcctgccttcctccatCAGTGAGCCCACCCCAAACGCTCCCTGGGAGGGGTTGGCCCATCCCCTCCAGTGGGCAGACAAAAAATGGCCCTTTGTGATGGGCCATTTACCAGCTCCCGTGGGTGCCCCATGGAGATGTTTTGGGGCTCCCCCATGGAGATGTTTCGGGGCTCCCCCGAGCCCTTTGCACCATGAATGGTGGGACAGACCCACGGGTGTCCCTGTGGCTCTTTTGGGGAGCCCTGAGGAGGCAGAGGttgggcagggaggtgacagccccatcccaccccaggcATGGAGTCCGCTGGGATCCACGAGACGACCTACAACTCCATCATGAAGTGTGACATCGACATCCGCAAGGATCTGTACGCCAACAACGTCCTGTCCGGGGGCACCACCATGTACCCCGGCATCGCCGACCGCATGCAGAAGGAGATCACCGCGCTGGCTCCCAGCACCATGAAGATCAAAGTAGGTCTTGGGTGACCCAACCGTGGCCACCAGCACCCCTAAAATCCCCTCCCGGGTTTTTTGGGGGGCCGATCCCACAGGCCGGTGTCTCCGCAGATCATCGCCCCGCCGGAGAGGAAGTACTCGGTGTGGATCGGCGGCTCCATCCTGGCGTCCCTCTCCACCTTCCAGCAGATGTGGATCAGCAAACCCGAGTACGACGAGGCTGGGCCCTCCATCGTCCACCGAAAATGCTTCTAAGCCCCTTCCCCGCCCCGTGCTCAGGCTGGGGGGTCCCGCTCCTCCTCGGACCCCGCTGCTCCTCCCCGCTGCCCACCGCGcaataaaaagccttttctccaggctctgccCCTTTCCTGAGagtcctggggctggcaggggctggggggactCGGGGGGACTCTGGGGAGAAGGGTGGAGGAGTCCTGACCTCCTCACATTAGTGCCGTGTCCTGCTGGTGGCCTTGACTCTGCCCCGATGCCTCCAGCCCCATGGCAATGCCCTTGACCCCACGTTGGTGACCCCAACCCCACACTTCCCACCCTCAGGGGAAGCCTCCAACCCCATTTCAGTGCCCTTGACCCTGAGCTGGTGACCCCAATCCCAACCCCCTGTTGGGAGACCCTGGTGTGGTTTTGTGTCCCCAACCCCACATCGATGTCCTTGGCCCCCTGCTGAGGACCCCAATGTGGTTTTGGTGACCCCAATGTGGGTTTGGTGACCCCAATGTGGGTTTGGTGACCCAAACCCCACGTCGATGTCCTTGGCCCCATGCTGGGGACCCCAATGTGTTTTTGGTGACCCCAATGTCAGTTTGGTGACCCCAGTGTGGGTTTAGTGACCCTGGTGTGGTTTTGGTGTCCCCAACCCCATATCGATGTCCTTGGCCCCCTGCTGAGGACCCCAATGTGGGTTTGGGGACCCCAATGTGGGTTTGCTGACCCCAGTGTGGGTTTGGTGACCCCGATGTGGGTCTGGTGACCCAAACCCCACTTTGACGCCCTTGTTTGTGTCCCCGACCCCCCTTTTTGTGCCTCaccctctctcctctgcccccCTCATTCCCTGGCCGTGCTGTGGACAGCGTCTCATTTGCATAAATTACCATATCCCCCCAGTCCCCCCCCCCCGTTCCGCCCCCCCGCTGTTTCCGCCTTCTCCCCCGCCCACTCCCCGCGCGTTGACGTCACGGGACGGTGGCGCTCATTTCCATGTCATTAGCATATGACGCGGGAAGGCGGAAGCGGTGGCGGGAtggggcggtgcggggccgcCCTGCGCCTGGCCCTGGAGGGGAACATCGGTaccggggggacacgggggacacgggggacacggggggatttggggggccGTGGAAGGGAGCGGGCGGCGCAGGCTGCAGCATCGCGGGGTGCCGGCTAATGTCTGTAATTATCTTAATTATCGCTGCTGGGGGGGGGGCACGCCGAGACCCCGAGCTCCTGGGAGTTGGGAGGGGGGGACACAAAGGCTGGCCCTGGGTCAcggacacccagggacaccccacgTTCCCAGGAGCCGGGGCGGGGGGGCTCAAGCTCACCCCAAATTCCTGGGAGCCAGAACAGGGTGAGCTCACCCCACATTCCTAGGGCCAGGGACGGAGACACACAGATTTACCCCGTGTTTTCAGTAGCCGCAGTGGGGAAACTCGAGGCTCACCCCAATATTTCCGAGATTTGGAATGGGGGGGACGCCCAGACTCACCCCGTGATCCTGGGATTtggagcagggagatgctcaGGCTCATCCCACGTTCCTGGAAGCAGGGATGGACACCCGGGCTCCCCCTGGGATTTGGAGCAGGAGGGCGCCCAGGCTCACCCCGTGTTACTGGGCTTGGGGTGGGGGGACACCCAGGCTCACCCCACCTTGCTGCGATTTGGGGAGGGGACATCCCCCATTCCCAGAGTCCAGAGCTGGGGCACACCCAGGCTCACGCTGCTCTCCCTCCGCTCCCACAGCCGTGGGGAAATCGACCTTCCTGAAGCTGCTGGGTGCCACCTTCCCGCGATGGCACCTGGTGACGGAGCCGGTGGCACAGTGGCGCAAGGTGCCCGCCGGTGGCACTGCCCAGGTAATGGCGATTCCGGCCacgccccggccccggggacCCCCCATCGCCACCCCGGGACCCCCCtcatccctcctgtccctccacaGGCGGCTGTGGGCTCTGCCAACCTGCTGCAGATGATGTACCAGGAGCCCGCCCGCTGGTCCTACACCTTCCAGACCTTCTCCTGCATCAGCCGGCTCAAGGCCATGCTGGAGCCACCGGACGAGGGTCCCCCCGAGACCCCCCAGGCCGTGAGGGTCTTTGAGCGCTCGGTGTTCAGTGACAGGTACCCCAAAAAGGGGGGTGAAGGGATTGGATGGCGTTGGGAGCGTCCCCAGCAGCTGGGTTGTGGTGTTTTGGGTCCTCAGAGTGAGCAGAGCCTCTGTCCCCCAGCGACACCAAGAGTGATGATTAATTAcagggatgggattttggggtgatttggggGCTGCCCCACCCTCACCTGTGTCCAGTGTGGCAGCCTGAAGCCCTTGGGGTGATGCCAGGCTTGGTGGGCACTGCACGTGCCCCACGTGAGGGATTTTTGCCTTAATTTAACCACCAGCAGTTCCTCGTCGGTGCAAAAAcgaaaaagcccaaaccaaaaTGTCCTCGAGGCCACCTGGGCGTGGGGAGTGCCAGAGCTGCCCGGTgccctctctccatccctcctcagGTATGTCTTTGCCAAGAACCTCTTTGAGGCCgggcacctgcagcccctggaatGGGCCATTTACCAGGACTGGCACGACTTCCTGCTGCGGCACCTGGGGCCCCGTGCCACCCTCCACGGCTTCCTCTACCTGCAGGCCAGGCCCCAGGTGGGTGCCAGGTGCAGGAGGCCTCCAGGCCCAGCCTGGATCCCGGCAGAGTCGGTGGAACGTTGGGATTTCAGCAGCAATCACCGCCCCGGGGGAGCAGGGCCTGCTGCTGTCCCCGTGGGAACGCGGGCGGGAGTCTCGCCTCGGATGCCAGGGTGGGGTTTGGAGagaaggggctgcagcacacCCATCTCCTGGGTTTGTGCTTCCCACATTCCTTCCCTGCCACTGACCTTCTCCTTCATCCCCCCGTGTGTCCCCAGACGTGCCTGGAGCGCCTGCGGCGCAGGGCCAGGAGCGAGGAGGGCGGGATCCAGCTCGGctacctgcagcagctccacgcCCAGCACGAGCACTGGCTGGTGGACAGGAGCACGGAGTGAGTCCCAGCTTTGGGGTGAGCCCCTGGTTCGCTTTGGGGGTGGTTCTTTGGGGTTaatccctctctccctcctgcaggaTCCACTCTGCGGCTGCACGGAACGCGCCCGTCCTGGTGCTGGACGTGGACAAGGACTTTGAGCACGATGTGGCCGTGCAGGACGTCCTCATGGCACAGGTGGGATGGCACTGCCTGGTGGCCCCCGGTGCCATCAGAGCCACCACCTCTGTGCAGTGTCCCTTGGAAACAAATCACTTCCACGCCGTGGGTCCAAGGGGGTTTAAACCTCAGCTGTCCCACGGCCGTCCTGGTGCCACCTCGGCACAGTCCTGGTGCCACCCCAAGTCCGTTCCTGcaccatcccagtgccaccccagtgccatcccagtgccatcctGATCCCACCCCAGTGCATTCCCACACTGTtccagtgccatcccagtgccatcccagtgcaTTCCCACACTGTtccagtgccatcccagtgccaccccagtgccaccccagtgccatcccagtgccatcctGATCCCACCCCAGTGCATTCCCACaccatcccagtgccatcccagtgccatctCAGGTATCATCCCAGTGCATTCCCACActgtcccagtgccatcccGGTGCCATCCtggtgccatcccagtgccatcccagtgccaccccttcAGGGAGGTTGTCCTTGCAGGTGGAGGCCTTTGTGACATCCCTGAGTGCCGACACTTTGCCGTCACATCCCGACCCTCTCGGAGCCGAGGCAGCATCTCCCTGAAGATCCCAAAGGACAAGGGACACATCCTggtccccagctgctccctcagcccgTTTGTCCCGGTGTAGGGGGCAATTTGAGGTGGATCCTCAGAGTTTTGGGGGGCAGGTCCTTGCTGTGACCCCTCCCAAGGGGATCTTGAGGGATCCCTCAGCTGGGGACAATCCCGGAGGTGGATCCCAAGCGCTGGCTGAGTTCTGATGGAAAATCCCCGTGGTAGGGGTGACACCCAAACCCccatattttgttattttgtatctgattttttgtttttcccccttaaaTTAAGAGCAAAGCCCCGCGGAGCCGCTCAGTGTCTGGAGCCGGGGCGCGGAGGGTCGGGGCGGCTCTAGGGGAGACACGGGGTGACATTGTTCCATTATTGCCCCGGTTTGGGGGTGTTGTGCCGGGGGGACGGCAgtgccctggggctctgccaggctgggctggactggagGGAAAACCACGGGGATTTGGCACCTTGAGCGGCTGTGAGACCCTACATAAACACGGGTGGGGCAGTGCCCCGTGGGGAGGGCGGGATCGGGGCGGGGATTTGGgaggctgtggggtggcagatggggcagggagcggggcgTTTGGGGGGGCAGTGGAACGGGAGATCGGAGGTGGGCACAGGAGCCGTGCCGCCACCCCTCGGGATTTTCTCCGGAGACCCTACAACAACAACACGGAGCGAGACCTGCGCAGCCCCTGCTGCCGACCCTACAAAAACAACAACGGCGGAGTCACAGCTGACGACCCTACAAAGCCAAcaccccccaaaccctcccctcGACAGTCCTATACACACGACCCGCACTCGGCGAccctacaacaacaacaatcaCACCAAACCCCCTCTCCGCTGAGCTCCGGCTcgcccccagccccagcgcagcccccggcccgtTCTGGCCGCGGCTCCCCGGGGGCGGGCGCTGGCCCGGAGTCCCCCGGCCGCCCGGCGGGTCCCCCCGAGCGGGCGCTGCAGAacaaaggaaagcagcagagcaggagcggcggcggcagcaACAACGTGCGGCAGCTCCGCGGGTCCCCTCGGGGTGCCGGCGACATCCAGAGCCAccccccggcccctcccggcTCCCCCCTGCCGCCGGCAGCGCGCCCAGCCCCGGGCCgagcccccgcagccccccgctCCCGAGGAGGGGAGCCCGgaggttttatttcatttttccggtaaatggttttttgtttttttttttttttttctgtcgAAATTtggggagcggggagcgggggaGGTGGAAAAGTTGCCGGTGCGCGGCTGAAGTTGTGAAGTTGTGTGCGAAGTTTCGGGGTTGAGGCGGGTGGggggggtgaaaaaaaaaaaaaaaaaaaaaagaaaaaaaagagagagagaaaaggaaaatggggTTGGGAGAAAGAAGGGGTGGGGATTAAAAGCGGCGAGGCAGCACCCCGGGTTTTGGGACGGGGGGGTTCGGGGCCACCAGGGGCAGGGGTGGGGAGTCAGAgcggccgcccccggcccggggtGGAATCGCCGTGGAAATTTAAAGTCGCGGTCACTCGAGGCTCGGCGCTGTCCCCGCAGAACTCCGCCGTGTCCCCAGGGCGGGGGACACGGTGACCCCGGGATGTCCCTGTCGCCGGGCGCAGCGCTCGGCCAGCCCGGGCCAGCCGCAGCCCCGGCGGGGGGAAAACCCTAAAATCTGACTCTGCCCCCcgggatggagatggagaggCGCGAGGGGCTCGGCAGGGAGGTGAGCGATCCCCAAACTCGTCCGTCCCCGCTCTCATCGCCGCTTCTCCGCCTTGTCGGGGTGATTTGGGGCCCCTTTGGAACGTCCCCGGCACTTGGAGGGGGGCTCGTGGCCGTGGGCAGGGAAAGCCCCTCCTTGGCTGGAGGACGGGGTTGGTTTTGAAAGGGTATTTGCGTGGGAAATGGGACTTTCTGCTGCCTCAAAGGCCACTTTGATGCCTTAATTCACCcccaaaaaaagcatttcagctcGTCCCTGGGGCATCCCCAAAGCAGCGCCGCGGGACGGGTGGAACAAAACCCACCTTTAAACCGAATTCCTTGGAATTTCTTGGCGTGAAAGAGCAAAAGGCTGCACGAAACCCACCCGGGTGCTGTCCCGAGGGGGTTTCCCCAAAAAGAAGGGGGTGGCAAggaaggggaaggcagagccGTGCCCGGGACGAGCATCTCGGAGTTAACAAGTCGCGGCATTTTTCTTCACCCAAAAAATCCCGACGCTTTTCCTTTGGCACTTCTGGTTTTACCGGCCGGGGTTGTTGTAACCGGGATCTCGCGTTTTGTGCCCACGCAGgagccaaggaaaaaaagggggaattgcTCCAGCTGGGAGGGGTCTCCAACGTGGGAGGGAGAAACATCTGCTTGGCGTTGGTTTTTGGTGCTTCTCACGgccctcctccccccccccccaaaaatatatataaaaattggcgctgctttgcttatttttgtGGTATCGGGGGGTGATGGGCTGCCCTGCCCATCTGAGCTGCTTCCAGCGGGTTTTCCCCTTGGAATGGCTGCGGGAGGGTGGCATGGGGACGTTGGCACAGGTGGCCTCGGCGAGGCACGGGAAGGACTTTGCCCTTGGCAAAACGCCGGTGAAAAGTGAAAACTGACGGCGAGGAGGGGTCGGTGGTGCCCGGCGCTTTATCCAGGCGGGATATAAAGGGGAAAAAGCTGATTTAGTGGGATGATTTCAGGGCAGGGCAGGCGGCGGTGGGATGCTCAGGAGACCCCCGGGGATGGTGCCGGgggcccgggccgggctgtgcggcAATTCCCACGTCCCGCCGCCTCTCCCGGCGTGCCTTGGCAGCAGGAGGCGGCCGGGCAGTTCTCAGCCCTTGCCCAGCACCAGTTCCACCAGTTCCTCCGGCTGGGCCAGGCCCGGCAGAGGCGGCTCCGCCTGCAGCTCGGGGTGGCCCTTGGGGGCTGATTTCCTgccgtgtccccatccccgaGGGGCCGCGAGAGGAGGATGAAGGTCTCAGAGGTCAAGGTTTAGCTCTGTGCTGCCGTGCTGCGGCTCTGGCAGAccctctgctgccttccccgGCGGCTCTGGGTgtcttttcccccttcatttGCATAACTAATTAACGTCTTGGGAAGCCGCTCATTAGCGCGGAGCTCCGCACGGGGTGTCCACCCTGACCAAAGCAAGGACGCTCCCCCTCGGCTCTGAGGAACAAATCCTAAATAAACCCCGCAGAAAACCCCGTTcccagcagggatggacacACCAGGCCCCCGAACCGCTCCGTTGGGTGGTGGGGATGGGACACGGCCCGGCTCAAGGTGTCCCTGGTGTGTCCCCGGGGCATTCCCGGCGTTCAAAAATTCACGTTCATCCTCGAAATTAGAGCCCCGAACTGAATTTGGCAGCCAGGCTCGGGGCCGAGCGCCGGCGATTAGGGATAATCTCATTTAAAGCATTACTAATAAAAGTTACTAAATTTGTCcatctctcagcctttccctggagGGTtgaggtgggattttttttttttttttttcccccaccacCATCAGCGTGAAATCGCTCCAAAACGTGCCAGGCATctcccagaaaataaaataaaatcatgggGCTGAAGGACAGGCTGGGGTTTGGTTCGTTGTCGCTCAGCACGTGCCGGTGTCACCTGCGGGATGTCACCCGCCTGCCGGGGGCTGTCCCCGCCTGAGCCGGAGGGATTCTCACCGTGTCCACgcctggaaaatggaaatattccCAGCCTTGGCTGTGATGTGAACGGCTCAAAGGGCTCCAGAGCAAATCCCATGGATGCTGGCGCGGGAGGGAAGAGGAGTCTGTCGGAATTAAATCCTCGCCGAGCCGAGCTGGGCTGGGCAAAGAGGGTTTGTAACCCGCCGTGCGTGGCTGGGAATTTGGGGAAAACCCAGTTCCCGGCACGGGGGATCCCATTGATTCCCGTGGGAGTTGCGTCTCTCGGAGCAAAAGGTCGGCTCCCGGAGGGCTCTTGGCTCACGCGTGGCGTTTTcgggaagaaaaagggaatgtTGCTCCGGGGAATGTCGCGGGGATGGGGATGTCAGGTCGGGGCTTGCAC from the Sylvia atricapilla isolate bSylAtr1 chromosome 28, bSylAtr1.pri, whole genome shotgun sequence genome contains:
- the DGUOK gene encoding deoxyguanosine kinase, mitochondrial; this encodes MTREGGSGGGMGRCGAALRLALEGNIAVGKSTFLKLLGATFPRWHLVTEPVAQWRKVPAGGTAQAAVGSANLLQMMYQEPARWSYTFQTFSCISRLKAMLEPPDEGPPETPQAVRVFERSVFSDRYVFAKNLFEAGHLQPLEWAIYQDWHDFLLRHLGPRATLHGFLYLQARPQTCLERLRRRARSEEGGIQLGYLQQLHAQHEHWLVDRSTEIHSAAARNAPVLVLDVDKDFEHDVAVQDVLMAQVEAFVTSLSADTLPSHPDPLGAEAASP